One window from the genome of Diospyros lotus cultivar Yz01 chromosome 11, ASM1463336v1, whole genome shotgun sequence encodes:
- the LOC127813190 gene encoding UDP-N-acetylmuramoyl-L-alanyl-D-glutamate--2,6-diaminopimelate ligase MurE homolog, chloroplastic, translating into MALFTFFSTTAPSPPPLSLKPSFPISKSYPLLSLNRVPVQIRLRLRNPAAIGPDGKFYPTPADDDPPEAPEDTEHGVSKFQQIYREAARARKLQEDQFNKDRSKFLNAIADVHDAPDELSGPDESSGDDLFGEIDKAIAMKRKEFVKQGLLKPNPRKEKAAMEAAEELEPEEVVDLEEIDELRGLTAGSEGSDEEESGKSEDEVSDDQGTGELSIFSSFDLDYDSLDENSVRIVEPKFRMTLAELLDDSKVVPVSVYGNLEVEITGIQHDSRVVEAGDLFVCCVEKGTDGLLYLSEADKRGAVAVVASKEIDIEETLGCKALVIVEDTDSVLPALAAAFYRYPSTNMSVIGITGTNGKTTTSYLIKSIYEAMGIRTGMLSTVAYYVHGDNKLESPNMTPDAVLVQKLMAKMVHNGTEALVIEASSHGLAPGRCNEVDFDIAVFTNLSDDHLDFHGSEEEYREAKAKLFSRMVDPERHRKIVNIDDPNAAFFIAQGNPDVPVVTFAMENNNADVHCLKFELSLFETQVLVNTPRGILEISSGLLGRHNIYNILAAIAVGIAVGAPLEDIVRGVEEVDAVPGRCELIDEEQAFGVIVDYAHTPHTLSRLLDFVRELGPRRIITVIGCAGESDRGKRPTMTKIATDKSDVTILTSDNPENEDPLDILDDMLAGVGWTMQDYLKHGENDYYPPLPNGHRLFLHDIRRVAVRAAVAMGEEGDMVVVAGKGQETYQIEGDKKEFFDDREECREALQYVDELHQAGIDTSEFPWRLPESH; encoded by the exons ATGGCGCTCTTCACCTTCTTCTCCACCACCGCCCCTTCCCCACCCCCCCTCTCTCTAAAACCCTCTTTCCCCATTTCCAAATCCTATCCGCTTCTCTCCCTCAACCGGGTCCCAGTCCAAATTCGACTCCGACTCCGAAACCCCGCCGCAATCGGCCCTGACGGCAAGTTCTACCCGACCCCGGCCGACGACGACCCGCCCGAAGCCCCCGAAGATACCGAGCATGGCGTCTCCAAGTTCCAGCAGATCTACCGCGAGGCCGCCCGCGCCCGAAAGCTCCAGGAGGACCAGTTCAACAAGGACCGCTCCAAGTTCCTCAACGCCATCGCCGACGTCCACGACGCGCCGGACGAGTTATCGGGTCCCGACGAGTCTTCCGGCGATGATTTGTTCGGGGAGATCGACAAGGCCATTGCGATGAAGAGGAAGGAGTTTGTCAAGCAGGGGCTGCTGAAGCCAAACCCTAGGAAGGAGAAGGCGGCCATGGAAGCAGCCGAGGAGTTGGAGCCTGAAGAAGTGGTCGACTTGGAGGAGATCGACGAGCTTCGAGGGCTTACTGCGGGTTCGGAGGGTTCTGACGAGGAAGAGTCGGGAAAATCCGAGGACGAGGTGAGTGATGATCAGGGTACTGGTGAATTATCCATTTTTTCGTCGTTTGATCTTGATTATGATAGTCTTGATGAAAATAGTGTTAGAATTGTGGAACCCAAGTTTAGGATGACTCTAGCTGAGCTTTTAGATGACAGTAAAGTTGTGCCCGTGTCGGTTTATGGTAATTTGGAGGTTGAGATTACAGGTATTCAGCATGATTCTAGGGTTGTTGAGGCAGGTGATTTGTTTGTCTGTTGCGTTGAGAAGGGAACCGATGGCCTTTTGTATCTATCCGAAGCTGACAAGAGAGGGGCTGTTGCCGTAGTGGCTAGTAAAGAGATAGACATAGAGGAGACTTTAGGGTGCAAGGCATTGGTCATAGTTGAAGATACGGATTCTGTACTCCCTGCTTTGGCTGCTGCATTTTATCGATATCCATCCACAAATATGTCAGTGATAGGAATAACTGGGACAAATGGAAAGACGACCacttcatatttgattaaaagCATTTATGAGGCAATGGGGATCAGAACTGGGATGTTGAGCACTGTGGCGTACTACGTTCACGGAGATAACAAATTGGAGTCACCAAATATGACTCCTGATGCTGTCTTGGTTCAGAAGTTGATGGCAAAGATGGTCCATAATGGGACAGAAGCACTTGTGATTGAGGCTTCCTCTCATGGATTAGCTCCGGGGAGGTGCAATGAGGTGGATTTTGACATTGCTGTGTTCACAAACTTGTCGGACGACCACTTGGATTTTCATGGATCAGAGGAGGAATATAGAGAAGCCAAGGCCAAGCTGTTTTCAAGAATGGTGGACCCAGAGCGTCACAGGAAAATTGTCAACATTGATGACCCAAATGCAGCTTTCTTCATTGCACAGGGGAACCCAGATGTGCCTGTCGTGACATTTGCAATGGAGAATAATAATGCTGATGTTCATTGCTTGAAATTTGAACTCTCGTTATTTGAGACCCAGGTTTTAGTAAATACACCCCGGGGCATATTGGAAATTTCGTCAGGGTTGCTTGGCAGGCATAACATATACAACATACTTGCAGCTATTGCAGTTGGAATTGCAGTAGGAGCACCTTTGGAGGACATTGTTAGAGGTGTTGAAGAGGTTGATGCAGTTCCTGGTAGGTGTGAGTTGATAGATGAGGAACAAGCATTTGGGGTAATTGTGGATTATGCTCATACTCCTCATACCTTGTCTCGACTTCTTGACTTTGTAAGGGAGCTTGGGCCAAGGAGAATTATTACTG TTATTGGTTGTGCTGGTGAGAGTGATAGAGGGAAGAGACCAACGATGACAAAGATTGCAACAGACAAAAGTGATGTGACCATCTTGACATCTGACAATCCAGAAAATGAGGATCCAT TGGATATCTTGGATGACATGTTGGCCGGTGTAGGATGGACTATGCAGGATTACTTGAAACATGGAGAAAATGATTACTATCCACCTCTTCCTAATGGACATAGGCTTTTCTTGCATGATATAAGGCGGGTAGCTGTACGTGCAGCAGTTGCCATGGGCGAGGAAGGCGATATGGTT GTGGTTGCTGGCAAAGGCCAAGAAACATACCAGATAGAAGGTGATAAAAAGGAGTTCTTTGATGACCGGGAGGAATGTAGAGAAGCATTGCAGTATGTTGATGAGCTTCACCAAGCTGGAATTGACACAAGTGAATTTCCATGGCG GTTACCAGAAAGTCACTGA